A genomic region of Lachnoclostridium edouardi contains the following coding sequences:
- a CDS encoding DUF4280 domain-containing protein, with translation MGFCVLGGAMLQCSFGMAPSTLNVLPAAKVMSSMALASIMDNVPMVNIMPFGMCSSMANPTVAAATAAALGTLTPMPCIPVIPGPWVPGSPTVLVGNKPALNNSCSLMCAYGGTIKIQNPGTTNIQVK, from the coding sequence ATGGGATTTTGTGTATTGGGAGGAGCCATGCTTCAATGTTCTTTTGGAATGGCGCCGTCTACGCTGAATGTGCTGCCGGCAGCTAAGGTCATGTCCTCTATGGCTTTGGCCAGCATTATGGACAATGTGCCTATGGTAAATATTATGCCTTTTGGCATGTGCAGCTCCATGGCAAATCCTACTGTAGCCGCAGCTACAGCGGCGGCTTTGGGGACGCTTACTCCCATGCCATGTATACCTGTGATTCCAGGGCCTTGGGTTCCAGGGTCCCCTACAGTGCTGGTGGGAAATAAGCCGGCCTTAAATAACTCCTGCAGCCTTATGTGCGCCTACGGGGGAACCATTAAAATTCAGAATCCAGGAACTACTAATATTCAGGTAAAATAA
- a CDS encoding MORN repeat-containing protein — protein sequence MKFGNSSDFKSSMDTYIRRMGRTFMMPVTTLVRKGKNMAQPNSIARRATNDVMQEVKKLKEPPRTLKAYVFFGEHYIAKRLLYLLVLLAIVLPALVINYIYPVIQSRYLVKTMPVDAEGIVAYTGKVRLTDRATGNVLYEGKMEEGRLTGSGQLYDYDGNKIYTGGFQMEMYSGYGELYYPSGDLKYQGNFDLNKYERQGISYYEGGMVCYEGGFSSGEYEGSGVLYQKNGKKHYEGNFDKGLYSGKGVLYDSQGQVVYKGEFEQGNYSGTGVLYSEGQKIYEGEFASGKYEGEGVLYKNGQVVYRGGFKDNQMDGTGKSYEDGLMTAAGIFEGSGFSGGQVTLKYENGNVKYQGGYENGQMTGEGTLYRENGTIEYQGNFQKGQFQGQGKSYDEEGLLVYEGEFDQGLRSGTGREYAQGILIYEGGFLAGQYSGQGVQYDPVTSYKIYEGEFRNNLYDAQGILYDASGAVLYEGGFLLGVYSGSGILYDPATGKAEEEGEFRNGILVTSKAELEADENTEDAGQEDNQDSGEDGQENNSQDSGEGGQSSSQNSSEENSQTDSREGDMQAGPGAFLE from the coding sequence ATGAAATTTGGAAATTCATCAGATTTTAAATCCAGTATGGATACATATATCAGGCGGATGGGCAGAACCTTTATGATGCCGGTGACTACTCTGGTGAGAAAAGGCAAAAATATGGCTCAGCCTAATTCCATTGCCAGAAGAGCTACAAATGATGTAATGCAGGAAGTGAAAAAGCTGAAGGAGCCTCCCAGAACCTTAAAAGCTTATGTATTTTTTGGAGAGCATTATATTGCCAAAAGGCTTTTATATCTGCTGGTACTTTTAGCCATTGTACTGCCTGCTCTTGTGATCAATTACATTTATCCTGTAATTCAGTCCAGGTATTTAGTAAAAACCATGCCTGTGGATGCAGAGGGCATTGTAGCTTATACAGGAAAAGTGCGCCTTACAGACAGGGCCACAGGCAATGTGCTGTATGAAGGAAAAATGGAAGAGGGGCGCTTAACAGGCAGCGGCCAGCTCTACGATTATGACGGAAATAAAATTTATACCGGAGGATTTCAGATGGAAATGTACAGCGGGTACGGGGAGCTTTATTACCCCTCCGGCGATCTGAAATATCAGGGTAATTTTGATTTAAACAAGTATGAGAGGCAGGGCATTTCCTACTATGAAGGGGGAATGGTGTGCTATGAGGGAGGATTTTCCTCAGGAGAGTATGAGGGCAGCGGAGTGCTGTACCAGAAAAACGGAAAGAAACATTATGAAGGAAATTTTGACAAAGGGCTGTACAGCGGGAAAGGCGTTCTCTACGACAGCCAGGGACAAGTAGTATACAAAGGAGAGTTTGAACAGGGAAATTATTCCGGAACCGGAGTATTGTACAGTGAAGGCCAGAAGATTTATGAAGGAGAGTTTGCCTCAGGAAAATACGAGGGTGAAGGTGTATTATATAAAAACGGCCAGGTAGTATACAGAGGCGGTTTTAAGGATAACCAAATGGACGGCACAGGAAAATCTTATGAGGATGGTTTGATGACTGCAGCCGGAATATTTGAAGGATCTGGATTTTCAGGGGGCCAGGTAACCTTAAAGTATGAAAACGGCAATGTAAAATACCAGGGCGGATATGAGAACGGTCAAATGACGGGGGAGGGAACTCTTTACCGGGAAAACGGCACAATAGAATATCAGGGCAATTTTCAGAAAGGACAGTTTCAGGGTCAGGGAAAAAGCTATGATGAAGAAGGCTTGCTGGTTTATGAAGGAGAATTTGACCAGGGTTTAAGAAGCGGAACCGGACGTGAATACGCGCAGGGAATATTGATTTATGAGGGAGGCTTTTTGGCAGGTCAGTACAGCGGCCAGGGAGTTCAGTATGATCCTGTAACCAGCTATAAAATATATGAAGGAGAATTCCGCAATAATCTTTATGATGCACAGGGAATTCTTTACGATGCTTCAGGGGCAGTGCTTTATGAGGGAGGATTTCTCCTTGGAGTATACAGCGGCTCCGGCATTCTCTATGATCCTGCTACAGGAAAAGCAGAGGAGGAAGGAGAATTCCGCAACGGAATTTTAGTAACCTCCAAAGCAGAGCTGGAGGCAGATGAAAATACTGAAGATGCCGGCCAGGAAGATAATCAGGATTCCGGGGAAGACGGTCAGGAAAATAATAGCCAGGATTCTGGGGAAGGCGGCCAGAGCAGCAGTCAGAATAGCAGTGAGGAAAACAGCCAGACTGACAGCCGGGAAGGGGATATGCAGGCAGGACCAGGAGCGTTTTTGGAATAG
- a CDS encoding DUF4255 domain-containing protein translates to MGKYTVIAEVGGKIKDMLAEGLVPELIQDQNSVGLCSPAEKGDFILGIYLYDIRENGDIRMQGMINSGADQQKFPSVFLSLYYMITAYSASDLKFRAGQEQRILGKTMQLLSDNRIIPAKDVGEGLGGMDLRIDMLDMDIDEKMKIWNDQSKPYRTSLFYRVAPVELESEKLRTITRIREMDLVFQDKDGE, encoded by the coding sequence ATGGGAAAATATACAGTAATTGCAGAAGTGGGAGGAAAAATAAAAGATATGCTGGCAGAGGGCCTGGTGCCGGAGCTGATTCAGGATCAGAACAGCGTAGGTCTTTGCAGCCCTGCCGAAAAAGGAGATTTTATTCTGGGCATTTACCTTTATGATATCAGGGAAAATGGGGATATCAGAATGCAGGGAATGATTAACAGCGGCGCTGACCAGCAGAAATTCCCCTCTGTATTTTTAAGCTTATATTATATGATCACAGCATACTCTGCCAGCGATTTAAAATTCCGGGCAGGACAGGAGCAGAGGATTTTAGGAAAAACTATGCAGCTGCTTTCAGACAACCGGATCATACCGGCCAAGGATGTAGGAGAGGGGCTGGGAGGCATGGATTTAAGAATCGACATGCTGGATATGGACATAGACGAAAAAATGAAAATCTGGAATGATCAGTCGAAACCTTACCGCACTTCTTTGTTTTACCGGGTTGCTCCTGTAGAGCTGGAGTCAGAGAAATTAAGAACTATTACAAGAATTAGAGAAATGGATCTGGTATTCCAGGACAAGGATGGAGAATAA